A genomic segment from Pseudomonadota bacterium encodes:
- a CDS encoding ATP-dependent helicase, with amino-acid sequence MRFDVGSLVRVRGREWVVLPDSTQHEDLLVLRPLGGTDDEIAGIYLPLETPVSAEFPLPDPTAEMGNHRSCALLRDAVRLGFRSGAGPFRSLSRIAIEPRPYQLVPLLMALRQDTIRLLIADDVGIGKTVEACHSRPL; translated from the coding sequence ATGAGATTCGACGTCGGTTCCCTGGTCCGCGTCCGTGGCCGGGAGTGGGTCGTCCTGCCCGACTCCACCCAGCACGAGGATCTGCTCGTGCTGCGCCCACTCGGCGGTACCGATGATGAGATCGCCGGAATCTACCTGCCGCTGGAGACGCCGGTGTCGGCGGAGTTCCCCTTGCCCGATCCGACGGCCGAGATGGGCAACCATCGCTCGTGCGCGCTCCTGCGCGACGCCGTGCGGCTGGGATTCCGCTCCGGCGCCGGGCCGTTCCGGAGCCTGTCCCGCATCGCCATCGAGCCGAGACCGTACCAGCTCGTGCCCCTGCTCATGGCGCTACGCCAGGACACGATCCGCCTGCTGATCGCCGACGACGTCGGCATCGGCAAGACCGTGGAAGCGTGCCATTCTCGCCCGCT